The following are encoded in a window of Platichthys flesus chromosome 11, fPlaFle2.1, whole genome shotgun sequence genomic DNA:
- the sqlea gene encoding squalene monooxygenase codes for MWTFLGIASLTYLYKKSDTVLSVANKEVLVAAALLVTVGLLLSYITYFHKLRLSQVVCSPLSLLSFVPVVNHFIPQTLAQSSGKTEDSCRKSRRTRKRADVEVSSTESAASTSRSSVAPEPDVLIVGAGVLGSAMAAVLARDGRKVTVVERDLKEPDRIVGELLQPGGYKALKDLGLEGSVEGLDAHLVNGYVIHDMASSTEVEIPYPQEEDSIQCGRAFHHGRFIMGLRRVALAEPNVTFVEGTVSSLLEEYGSIMGVQYKDKGTGDLKEIRAALTVVADGCFSKFRKSLVSGKAQTSSHFVGCLMNDCPQFKANHAELVLANPSPVLIYQISSSQTRVLVDVRGEMPRNLSEYMAEKIHPQLPEHLQEPFMVALQNDRLRSMPASFLPPSPVNKPGVLLLGDAYNMRHPLTGGGMSVALNDVRIWRDLLNNIPDLYDDKAMLQAKKRFHWERKSSHSFVVNVLAQALYELFSATDNSLCELRKACFQYFKLGGECIAGPIGLLSVLTPKPMMLIGHFFAVAMYAIYVNFKSESWSTKPRALFKSGAILYRACTVMFPLIYSEFKYLVY; via the exons ATGTGGACTTTCCTGGGAATAGCGAGCCTCACGTACCTGTACAAAAAGTCGGACACCGTTTTGAGTGTGGCCAACAAAGAGGTGCTGGTGGCCGCAGCCCTGCTGGTCACAGTGGGTCTGCTGCTCTCATACATCACCTACTTCCACAAGCTCCGACTCTCTCAGGTCGTGTGTTCACCTCTGAGCCTCCTCTCCTTTGTGCCAGTCGTCAACCACTTCATCCCTCAGACTCTTGCACAGAGCAGCGGCAAGACCGAGGACAGCTGCAGAAAG AGCCGGAGAACAAGGAAACGAGCAGATGTAGAGGTCTCTTCCACAGAGAGCGCTGCCTCAACCAGTCGCTCCTCAGTTGCCCCAGAGCCAGATGTGCTGATCGTTGGGGCAGGGGTCCTGGGCTCAGCGATGGCGGCCGTCCTGGCCCGGGACGGGAGGAAGGTGACGGTAGTGGAGAGGGACCTGAAGGAGCCTGACAGGATAGTTGGGGAGCTGTTGCAACCTGGAGGATACAAGGCTCTTAAAGACCTGGGCCTGGAAG GTTCAGTGGAGGGTCTGGATGCCCATCTGGTGAACGGCTATGTGATCCATGACATGGCCAGCAGCACGGAGGTGGAGATCCCTTACCctcaggaggaggacagcatcCAGTGTGGACGTGCTTTCCATCACGGTCGATTCATCATGGGCCTGAGGAGAGTCGCCTTGGCCGAGCCAAA TGTCACATTCGTAGAAGGGACTGTGAGCAGTTTGCTGGAAGAATACGGCAGCATAATGGGAGTCCAGTACAAGGATAAAGGAACTGGAGACCTCAAG GAAATCCGTGCAGCGCTGACTGTGGTGGCTGATGGCTGCTTCTCCAAGTTCAGGAAGAGCCTGGTTTCTGGGAAAGCTCAAACCTCCTCTCACTTTGTCGGTTGCCTCATGAAT GACTGTCCTCAGTTTAAAGCCAACCACGCTGAGCTGGTGCTGGCCAACCCGAGCCCGGTGCTCATCTACCAGATCTCCTCATCACAGACCAGAGTGCTGGTTGACGTCAGGGGGGAGATGCCACGCAACCTCTCAGAGTACATGGCTGAGAAGATACACCCACAGCTGCCAG AGCATTTACAGGAGCCTTTCATGGTGGCGCTGCAGAATGATCGACTCAGATCCATGCCTGCCAGCTTCCTCCCGCCCTCCCCTGTCAATAAACCAG GTGTCCTTCTCCTTGGTGACGCGTACAACATGAGGCATCCTCTGACGGGAGGAGGGATGAGCGTCGCGCTCAACGATGTTCGCATCTGGAGGGACCTGCTCAACAACATCCCCGACCTGTACGACGACAAGGCCATGCTGCAG GCAAAGAAAAGATTCCACTGGGAACGCAAGTCATCACATTCTTTTGTGGTGAATGTGTTGGCCCAGGCCCTGTATGAGCTGTTTTCAGCCACTGACA ATTCTCTCTGCGAGCTGAGAAAAGCCTGCTTCCAGTACTTCAAGCTGGGTGGAGAGTGCATTGCTGGACCTATTGGACTTCTCTCAGT TCTGACACCAAAACCTATGATGCTTATTGGACACTTCTTTGCCGTGGCGATGTATGCAATCTACGTGAACTTCAAGTCGGAGTCGTGGAGCACTAAACCTCGAGCTTTATTCAAGAGTGGGGCCATCCTGTATCGAGCCTGTACGgtcatgtttcctctcatctACTCTGAATTCAAGTACCTGGTGTACTGA